A single window of Larimichthys crocea isolate SSNF chromosome XII, L_crocea_2.0, whole genome shotgun sequence DNA harbors:
- the timm29 gene encoding mitochondrial import inner membrane translocase subunit Tim29: protein MASLRVVKRLFCAAAEAAPAPAPAPVPGSRWERLKGSKAGVWCRSLLSDYKEACREVFVGAWERPVKASVYMTLVGGAWACFYTKPDQSSFEATLLERSGQLGLLSPWIRNGTSDGHVQNLVKLRNEGRLHHVSLGFLSLVYRTEYDPDATLYEAQCSNVSPRWREFPQRILDVGFVGRWWILDSKMKDYDVNDEEFKHLPAHMQATSPPSVQEVERSERLHKESWLALTMEDEEIETNVVEGKQESVSEESSTNELKQ, encoded by the exons ATGGCTTCGTTACGTGTGGTGAAGAGGCTGTTCTGTGCAGCGGCAGAGGCAGCACCGGCACCGGCACCGGCACCGGTACCGGGCAGCAGATGGGAGAGGCTGAAAGGCAGCAAAGCGG gtgtgtggtGTCGCAGCCTGCTCTCGGACTACAAAGAAGCATGTCGGGAGGTGTTTGTGGGTGCGTGGGAGCGACCGGTCAAAGCGTCTGTGTACATGACTCTGGTGGGCGGGGCTTGGGCCTGCTTCTACACAAAACCTGACCAATCGTCCTTCGAAGCCACCCTGCTGGAGCGCTCCGGCCAGCTGGGCCTGCTGTCACCGTGGATCCGCAATGGCACCTCCGATGGCCACGTGCAGAATCTAGTGAAGCTTCGTAACGAGGGCCGGCTCCACCACGTCAGCCtgggttttctctctctggtttaCCGCACAGAATACGACCCAGACGCCACTCTGTACGAAGCCCAGTGCTCCAACGTGTCGCCCCGCTGGAGGGAGTTCCCTCAGCGGATACTAGACGTGGGCTTCGTTGGCCGCTGGTGGATCCTGGACTCAAAGATGAAGGACTATGATGTAAACGATGAAGAGTTTAAGCATCTGCCGGCACACATGCAGGCAACTTCGCCACCCAGTGTTCAGGAGGTGGAAAGGAGTGAGCGGTTGCATAAAGAGTCTTGGTTAGCTCTGACCATGGAGGATGAGGAGATAGAAACTAATGTAGTGGAGGGAAAGCAGGAGAGTGTCAGTGAAGAGAGCTCAACAAACGAACTGAAACAGTAA